A region of the Pygocentrus nattereri isolate fPygNat1 chromosome 27, fPygNat1.pri, whole genome shotgun sequence genome:
GATTGTGTGTGTAGATTAGTGTATGAAGTTGGACGTAGATCATAATGTTCAAATACGTATGTTGTTTATGTAAGCTATGCATGTTAGATTACACAGTCTGCTGGAGCTCGATACATTGTGGTTGTCTATTAGTTCCATTGAGCTGATAGTGAGAGCTCTTCTGTTGCCTCCTTTTGTAACACCACACACCTAAGGCCACACCAACAACAGCTGCTACTAATCCAACGATGATGGCTGCGATGGTTGGCCCACGACCAGCTACTTGGCAAGGGCCAACCCCACAAGCTCCATTCCCTGCTTTTTCCTGTTGATCTGTGTCTCCTTCCATTACACTCCGATTGTCATGGCTTTCAACTGAGATATCACCCTCTTTGGTGGGAATCTGTTCCAGGAAATGGCCAAAGTCTTTTGTTTCCCAAGAGACACTGATTGTGGGTGTGACCACATTGCTTACAATGTGGACCTCTTCAGTAGGTGTGGTGTCCAGAGGTGCCATGCCTgaaggtgtgattgtgtgttcGAAACCCATTCTTTCCTGGCTGGTACTGACATTCTCAGGAGCAGAGCTGGGCGTATAGGGTATTGGTCTTTTGTTGAAGGTCATGTCATCTAGGCCAGCTGTGATCTGAGTGAAGCCAGTGAAAGAAGTAGGGCTCATCTCCACATCATTTGCGGTGTCAGTTACACTATGAAAAACCTCTTTAGATTTGTCAGTCACATCCTTGGATTCCACCTCTGCTGGTCCCTTGACATCTCCTTCCATCTCCTCTATTCTAGTGTCCTCTGTCACTAATTCTTCTGACAGCTCTGTGACTCCATCGGAGATCTTGCCTCTAGGTGCATCAGTAACTCCTTGATAACCCTCCTCATAGCTGGGAAACATGCCCCCATAAGACTTCccttcagtaccttcagtcacaACCTCAGCCTCTTCTTCCTCAGTACCTTTCCCAATGTCCTGCTCTTCAAATGTCTTAGATGTACCTTCTGTCCCTTTCTCCCGGTGGCCATGGAtaactcctcccacacctgcCTCTTCAGGACTGTGCGTCACAGTTTTAAACCCCTCCACCTTTGCATCCTCACTCTCAGCATCCACCCAAGGCCCTGCCTCATCTGTAGACCCTGCACCTGCTTTCTCCTCCTCTTGTGGAATAGGGTATCCATCCAGCCATGAGTCCTCTGTGCTGCTCACACTGTGACCAACATGCTTGTCAGTCGGAGGTGGAGTTAGGTGTTCTCCACCATTTTCTTCTGTGGTTATCTCAGCCTCTGGTTGCCTGTCATCTGTTTTGGCTATGATGTAGTTCTCATCATGGGTGGGAGCTTTAatggatgtttgtgtggtggtgatgggatgCTCCTCCTCCTTGAAAGCCTCTGAAGGGAACCAGAACATATGTTTCTGGCTAAGCTGGGACACTGGAGGCTCTGTTACAGACACTGCAGGGTCTTCTTCATCAGTGACATCCTCTTCCTCTACCATTACATGCTCGTCCTGCTCAGGTTCAGGTGTAgactcttcctcctcttcaaGTTCAGCGATTTCAGTGACATCAGGCACCAGACTCACATGATGCACCTCTTCCAGGCCCTCATACAGATGATGGTCATCTGGGAGCTTGTCTTCATAGTCGATAAAGGCCTCAGCATTATCtgtaatacattaaaaatacttGTACTAATTATTCTTTTTCAAGTGTACTATAGTTGATTTCTGATTTTAGAGAACTACACACAGAGAAAATGTCTATGCTATGCTAATCTTAAATGAGTCTAGTAACATTGTGAAAAAATCTTGCTCAGTTTTCCAGCCATGGAATTTTGTGCTATGGTTCTAAATATAATCAACTGTCCTAGAACCTATAAATATTGATTCCAGCATCTCCCAGAAATCCTTTGCTCTGTTTCAGAAGGTGTGGGCTGTATCAGCACTGCACAGGCATGACCGAACCCTCACATCTGCTGTGTCAATTAGCATTTCAACTTCAGCAAGGATTTATGCTGACAGACTTTGAAAGAGATATCAATGGAAATGTTGCTGCTGCTATATGGAACCCGAACTGTGATGAAACACATATTTTGTTCTCACAAGCGTCTGCATGTGTTCAAAACGCTTCAGGATTTCAAGGATGATTGAAAGGCTGGTCTTTTGAACCAGCATAAAACCCAAGCTAATGTAAGCTATCTGTAATAATAGGGCTGACACTGCATTAGCTGCTCATTTGACAAtattataaaatgtgtcatgtCTCAACAAAGCTACCTAAAATGTACCAAGGTAAAATAGTTTTGCATTCATAAGCTGCCTTCATAGATCCAGTGTGCATTTCCTTCTCATTCTGAAGCTACGGATGTCTCTTGACTATGGCTTCCAATATGAACTTCAATAAGTTTGTCTTAAACTTATCTTCCATTCAGTTACAAGTCATTTCATCATGCTGTGACAAAATCCACATAATGTTACTATAACTATAGAATAATTCAAAAGCTGTTCCACAAACCTACTACTAAACCTATCAAAGCATTTCTCACCCTAAGAAAGCtcatttatatgtttatataacaGTTGGGTCTGTACTGTACATTTTCTCACCTTTGACGCAGAGCTGCACCAGGCCATACCATTCTCCACAGCTGTCACACAGCAGGCTGAAGGCTGTCTCTCCATTTGGCAGAGTGTATCCTGGGTTACAGGCATAGAGAAGCTCATCACCCAGCTCCAGTCCTGTCTGTCCCTGCAGGTGTGTGTTAGGGAATGATGGTGGCGCTCCACATGGAGCTCCTAACACAGGAACAGGAAGGAGacagttttggaaatatatGTAGCATATATTGTTAACATAACATTAAGTTTATTTCATATTACAGGACTCTCTCTGCTATactgtttcttcattttttttttttttttagaaagtcTGCCTTCTACATTGTtacaatgtaatacattttttaacgCGCTTGATcccttaaactgtttttgttactgtacctttaagactggttCATATAAATGAAAGTTGGAAATTGGGGACAAAATGTTAAGTTCAGAATTGAATCCTCAAGGATGTTAGAAGAAATTTGCTTTAGCTAGTCCGGTCAGATGTCTGGACTCTTTTGAAGGCTACAATGATACATTTCTTTTCTGACAACCAGAATAGCACCACATTTAATTGTTTTCTCCATTTTCCATTCAACTACAGACTGTCTACAGCTGGTGTGTCCAATCCTGGTCTTatagatctaccaccctgcacaGTTTAGCTTCAGCCCTAATCAAACACACCTGAgtcaggtaatgaaggccttcagaggCATTGTGAGCATAACAGCCATTAGAGTGTGTTGAATCTGAACCTGAAGGATGGttgatctccaggaccagattTAGGCACCCCTGCTGTAGACAGTCTGGTCTACAGTAACAACACTCTTTAtcacttcaacatgaatgggctGTAGGCTGAAATAGGAGTTTAGCTAGCAAatttaataatgttaaaatcatatcttattttaaaaagtaggtaaaattcagttttcagtttcttAAGGCAACATATTCTGTTAAGTAATGTCTGATTACTTAAAGGTTTAAAACTGACCTGTATCTTTTACACAGAATGTAGCCGGTAACTCAGATGTCTCAGTCACATTCTCCACACGCATGTCCACAGCCCGTAAGCTCCCAGCCATGCTCTTGCACACTGTGGTCCTGCAACAAAGGCAAAAGACAGCTGTAGCTACTAGGCAGAAAAATAGCGGAGTGGTGCTTGTACTTGAATATAGCTGGA
Encoded here:
- the susd5 gene encoding uncharacterized protein susd5, which gives rise to MGLLSGRALALFPLLLALLAWFAAGLAGADGRVFLLELRNGSDASFEAASHACKVQGARVASGMELRHAVVECAFSACTRGWLTGPSIGTTVCKSMAGSLRAVDMRVENVTETSELPATFCVKDTGAPCGAPPSFPNTHLQGQTGLELGDELLYACNPGYTLPNGETAFSLLCDSCGEWYGLVQLCVKDNAEAFIDYEDKLPDDHHLYEGLEEVHHVSLVPDVTEIAELEEEEESTPEPEQDEHVMVEEEDVTDEEDPAVSVTEPPVSQLSQKHMFWFPSEAFKEEEHPITTTQTSIKAPTHDENYIIAKTDDRQPEAEITTEENGGEHLTPPPTDKHVGHSVSSTEDSWLDGYPIPQEEEKAGAGSTDEAGPWVDAESEDAKVEGFKTVTHSPEEAGVGGVIHGHREKGTEGTSKTFEEQDIGKGTEEEEAEVVTEGTEGKSYGGMFPSYEEGYQGVTDAPRGKISDGVTELSEELVTEDTRIEEMEGDVKGPAEVESKDVTDKSKEVFHSVTDTANDVEMSPTSFTGFTQITAGLDDMTFNKRPIPYTPSSAPENVSTSQERMGFEHTITPSGMAPLDTTPTEEVHIVSNVVTPTISVSWETKDFGHFLEQIPTKEGDISVESHDNRSVMEGDTDQQEKAGNGACGVGPCQVAGRGPTIAAIIVGLVAAVVGVALGVWCYKRRQQKSSHYQLNGTNRQPQCIELQQTV